The Streptomyces kanamyceticus genome window below encodes:
- a CDS encoding 1,4-dihydroxy-6-naphthoate synthase — MTEMTGPQEPSADPTPLRIAYSPCPNDTFVFDAWAHGRVPGAPALDVTFADIDITNGIAERGPAASDLDVMKVSYAVLPYVLDEYALLPCGGALGRGCGPLVLTREPGTDLTGKTVAVPSEKSTAYLLFRLWAADTLTGGGVGEIVVLPFDQIMPAVRDGKVDAGLVIHEARFTYQNYGLHCLADMGEHWEATTGLPIPLGAIIARRSLGAEALRSLADAARASVRMAWDDPEASRPYVLEHAQEMDPAVADQHIGLYVNEFTADLGEDGYAAVRGLLTRAAAEGLVPALRPGALSFP, encoded by the coding sequence ATGACTGAGATGACCGGGCCCCAGGAGCCGAGCGCCGACCCCACGCCGCTGCGGATCGCGTACTCGCCCTGCCCCAACGACACGTTCGTCTTCGACGCCTGGGCGCACGGCCGGGTGCCCGGCGCCCCCGCGCTCGACGTCACCTTCGCCGACATCGACATCACCAACGGCATCGCGGAGCGCGGTCCCGCCGCGTCCGACCTGGACGTCATGAAGGTGTCGTACGCCGTGCTCCCCTACGTCCTCGACGAGTACGCGCTGCTGCCCTGCGGCGGCGCGCTCGGGCGCGGCTGCGGGCCGCTCGTGCTGACGCGTGAGCCCGGGACCGACCTCACCGGCAAGACGGTCGCGGTGCCGAGCGAGAAGTCGACGGCGTACCTGCTCTTCCGCCTCTGGGCCGCGGACACGCTCACCGGCGGTGGCGTCGGCGAGATCGTGGTGCTGCCCTTCGACCAGATCATGCCCGCGGTGCGCGACGGCAAGGTCGACGCGGGCCTGGTCATCCACGAGGCGCGCTTCACGTACCAGAACTACGGCCTCCACTGCCTTGCCGACATGGGCGAGCATTGGGAGGCGACGACGGGGCTGCCGATTCCGCTGGGTGCGATCATCGCGCGGCGGTCCCTCGGCGCGGAGGCGCTGCGCTCGCTGGCCGATGCCGCCCGTGCCTCGGTCCGCATGGCCTGGGACGACCCCGAGGCGTCGCGGCCCTACGTCCTCGAACACGCCCAGGAGATGGACCCCGCCGTCGCCGATCAGCACATCGGGCTCTACGTGAACGAGTTCACCGCGGATCTCGGTGAGGACGGCTACGCGGCGGTTCGTGGGCTTCTGACGCGGGCTGCGGCCGAGGGGCTCGTGCCTGCTCTGCGACCCGGCGCGCTGTCGTTTCCGTGA
- a CDS encoding DUF3027 domain-containing protein yields the protein MSAATTRSRTQRTPRTPDRLCAEAVGLARAAAEEAAAPGVVGEHVEVVVEGDRVVTHLFECKEFGYRGWRWAVTVARASRAKVVTLDETVLLPGSDALLAPEWVPWSERLRPGDMGPGDLLPTDAEDLRLEPGFTGEEEPPPNSAVSEEMAELVEAEDAEVTAGPPAELPLAPARGSIAAVADELGMRRARVLSRYGLHIAADRWEETYGAKTPMAQAAPAGCVSCGFLVAIGGSLGQAFGVCANEFGPADGRVVSLSYGCGGHSEAAVMPKPPRPAPPVLDETRVDVLPLRPAADSGSVSVEGPSEDLGHS from the coding sequence GTGAGCGCAGCGACAACGCGAAGCCGTACCCAGCGCACCCCGCGTACCCCGGACCGCCTGTGCGCCGAAGCGGTCGGCCTGGCGCGGGCCGCGGCCGAGGAGGCCGCCGCACCCGGTGTGGTCGGTGAGCACGTCGAGGTCGTCGTGGAGGGCGACCGGGTCGTCACACACCTCTTCGAATGCAAGGAATTCGGCTACCGCGGCTGGCGCTGGGCGGTGACGGTCGCCCGTGCCTCGCGGGCCAAGGTCGTCACGCTCGACGAGACGGTGCTGCTGCCCGGTTCCGACGCGCTCCTCGCCCCCGAATGGGTGCCGTGGAGCGAGCGGCTGCGCCCTGGCGACATGGGCCCGGGCGACCTCCTGCCGACGGACGCGGAGGATCTGCGCCTCGAGCCCGGTTTCACCGGCGAGGAGGAGCCGCCGCCGAACTCCGCCGTGTCGGAGGAGATGGCCGAGCTCGTCGAGGCGGAGGACGCCGAGGTCACGGCGGGTCCGCCCGCCGAACTGCCGTTGGCGCCCGCGCGCGGTTCCATCGCGGCGGTCGCCGACGAACTGGGCATGCGGCGGGCCCGGGTCCTCTCCCGGTACGGGCTGCACATCGCGGCCGACCGCTGGGAAGAGACGTACGGCGCGAAGACCCCGATGGCGCAGGCCGCGCCCGCGGGCTGTGTGAGCTGTGGATTCCTGGTGGCGATCGGCGGCTCGCTCGGTCAGGCGTTCGGTGTGTGCGCCAATGAGTTCGGGCCTGCGGACGGGCGGGTCGTCTCCCTCTCGTACGGCTGTGGAGGCCACTCGGAGGCGGCGGTCATGCCGAAGCCGCCGCGGCCGGCGCCGCCGGTGCTCGACGAGACGCGGGTGGACGTGTTGCCGTTGCGGCCCGCGGCGGATTCGGGGTCGGTGAGTGTGGAGGGGCCCAGTGAGGATCTGGGCCACTCCTAG
- a CDS encoding FecCD family ABC transporter permease yields the protein MRVPVRRAVVMTAAVVALLLAVLLSLAVGARAIAPSAVVDALLHGGHSDAAEVIREMRVPRTVIGLMVGAALALAGTVLQGITRNPIADPGILGISQGASVGVVCAIAFAGVHTLTGYVWYAFVGAGLASVAVYAIAASGRGGATPVKLALGGAAINALLVSVTTGVLTTKASALDEFRFWQVGSLAGRDAEIVGQIWPFLLVGLVLVLAVARGLDALALGEDVAKGLGQNVATVRIVGGLGATILTGAGVAAAGPIAFIGLAVPHIARAIVGSDHRWVLPMAAVIGPVMLLVSDTVGRVIFPPSEVPAGVMTALIGVPFLVTLVRRKAVAA from the coding sequence ATGCGTGTGCCCGTCCGACGCGCCGTCGTGATGACCGCGGCCGTCGTGGCCCTGCTGCTCGCCGTCCTGCTCAGCCTGGCCGTCGGCGCCCGCGCCATCGCGCCGTCCGCCGTCGTCGACGCCCTGCTGCACGGCGGGCACAGCGACGCCGCCGAGGTGATCCGCGAGATGCGGGTGCCGCGCACCGTGATCGGCCTGATGGTCGGCGCCGCGCTCGCCCTGGCGGGCACGGTCCTGCAGGGCATCACCCGCAACCCCATCGCCGACCCCGGCATCCTCGGCATCAGCCAGGGCGCCTCGGTGGGCGTGGTGTGCGCCATCGCCTTCGCGGGCGTCCACACCCTCACCGGCTACGTCTGGTACGCCTTCGTGGGCGCGGGCCTCGCGTCCGTCGCCGTGTACGCGATCGCGGCCAGTGGTCGGGGCGGGGCGACGCCCGTGAAACTCGCGCTCGGCGGCGCCGCGATCAACGCGCTGCTCGTCTCGGTGACCACCGGCGTCCTCACCACCAAGGCGTCCGCCCTCGACGAGTTCCGCTTCTGGCAGGTCGGTTCGCTCGCCGGGCGCGACGCCGAGATCGTCGGCCAGATCTGGCCGTTCCTGCTCGTCGGCCTGGTGCTCGTCCTCGCGGTCGCCCGCGGCCTCGACGCCCTCGCGCTCGGCGAGGACGTGGCCAAGGGGCTCGGGCAGAACGTCGCGACCGTACGGATCGTCGGCGGGCTCGGCGCGACGATCCTGACCGGCGCGGGCGTCGCCGCCGCCGGACCCATCGCCTTCATCGGTCTCGCCGTGCCGCACATCGCCCGCGCGATCGTCGGCAGCGACCACCGCTGGGTCCTTCCGATGGCCGCCGTCATCGGGCCCGTGATGCTGCTCGTCTCCGACACCGTGGGCCGCG
- a CDS encoding MFS transporter, which produces MAPTRSTSVGTATGTVSPGPARRTARALGRALHFPVTGPARGIRKATHAHGAGESGLGKLIELHAVNGAGDVMITVALASTVFFSVPTDEARGRVALYLAITMAPFTLLAPVIGPLLDRLPHGRRAAMAGAMLARALLALVLSGAVATGSVELYPAALGVLVASKAYGVVRSAVVPRLLPPRFSLVKANSRVTLGGLLATAVAAPAGAGLQAIGPRWPLFGAFVIFVSGMFLSFSLPRKVDSAKGEAKALLSADEEHLHLHARVEAAADTSRKRRLGLRTVGPGVTHALAANAALRCLSGFLIFFLAFLLREHPLAGQSAAVSLGIVGVSAGAGNALGTAVGAWLKARAPEVIIVTVVAVVLCVAITSALFFSAVGVACLGACAGFAQALSKLSLDALIQRDVPEQVRTSAFARSETMLQVAWVFGGAVGIAMPLNGSLGLAVAAGIVAIGWLSTARGLLATARQGGPRRTRVI; this is translated from the coding sequence GTGGCCCCCACAAGGTCGACGTCCGTAGGGACAGCAACAGGAACCGTCTCGCCGGGACCGGCGCGACGGACCGCGCGCGCCCTGGGCCGCGCCCTGCACTTCCCCGTCACCGGCCCCGCCCGCGGCATCCGCAAGGCCACGCACGCCCACGGCGCGGGCGAGTCGGGCCTCGGGAAGCTGATCGAGTTGCACGCGGTGAACGGCGCGGGCGACGTGATGATCACCGTCGCGCTCGCCTCCACCGTCTTCTTCTCGGTGCCGACCGACGAGGCCCGCGGCCGCGTCGCGCTCTACCTCGCCATCACGATGGCGCCGTTCACGCTCCTCGCCCCGGTCATCGGCCCGCTGCTCGACCGGCTTCCGCACGGGCGCCGCGCCGCGATGGCGGGCGCCATGCTGGCCCGTGCCCTGCTGGCGCTCGTCCTTTCGGGCGCGGTCGCCACCGGCAGCGTCGAGCTCTACCCCGCCGCGCTCGGCGTGCTCGTCGCCTCCAAGGCGTACGGAGTGGTCAGAAGCGCCGTCGTGCCACGGCTTCTGCCACCCCGTTTCTCCCTCGTCAAGGCCAACTCCCGCGTCACCCTGGGCGGTCTCCTGGCCACCGCCGTGGCCGCGCCCGCCGGGGCCGGGCTGCAGGCCATCGGTCCGCGCTGGCCGCTCTTCGGCGCCTTCGTGATCTTCGTGTCGGGGATGTTCCTGTCGTTCTCGCTGCCCCGCAAGGTCGACTCGGCGAAGGGCGAGGCCAAGGCGCTGCTCTCCGCGGACGAGGAGCATCTGCATCTGCACGCGCGCGTGGAGGCCGCCGCCGACACCTCCCGCAAGCGGCGGCTCGGGCTGCGCACGGTCGGCCCCGGCGTCACCCACGCCCTGGCCGCCAACGCGGCGCTGCGCTGTCTCTCCGGTTTCCTCATCTTCTTCCTGGCGTTCCTGCTGCGCGAGCACCCGCTGGCCGGGCAGAGCGCGGCGGTCTCGCTCGGCATCGTCGGTGTCTCGGCGGGCGCGGGCAACGCGCTGGGCACCGCGGTCGGCGCCTGGCTGAAGGCGCGGGCGCCGGAGGTCATCATCGTGACCGTGGTGGCCGTGGTCCTGTGCGTGGCGATCACGTCGGCACTGTTCTTCAGTGCGGTGGGCGTGGCCTGTCTGGGCGCCTGCGCGGGGTTCGCGCAGGCCCTGTCGAAGCTGTCCCTGGACGCGCTGATCCAGCGGGACGTCCCCGAGCAGGTCCGCACGTCCGCCTTCGCCCGCTCCGAGACGATGCTCCAGGTGGCGTGGGTGTTCGGCGGCGCCGTCGGCATCGCCATGCCGCTGAACGGGTCGCTGGGTCTGGCGGTGGCCGCGGGCATCGTCGCGATCGGCTGGCTCTCGACGGCACGGGGGCTGCTCGCCACGGCCCGGCAGGGCGGCCCGCGCCGCACCCGGGTGATCTGA
- a CDS encoding cold-shock protein — MPTGKVKWFNSEKGFGFLSRDDGGDVFVHSSVLPAGVDTLKPGQRVEFGVVAGQRGDQALSVTILDPTPSVAAAQRRKPDELASIVQDLTTLLENITPMLEKGRYPDKASGAKVAGLLRAVADQLDV; from the coding sequence GTGCCTACCGGCAAGGTCAAGTGGTTCAACAGCGAGAAGGGCTTCGGCTTTCTCTCCCGCGACGACGGCGGCGACGTCTTCGTGCACTCCTCCGTACTGCCCGCCGGCGTCGACACACTCAAGCCCGGCCAGCGCGTGGAATTCGGTGTCGTCGCGGGTCAGCGCGGCGACCAGGCGCTCTCCGTCACGATCCTCGACCCGACCCCTTCGGTGGCGGCCGCGCAGCGCCGCAAGCCGGACGAACTGGCGTCGATCGTCCAGGACTTGACGACGCTCCTGGAGAACATCACGCCGATGCTGGAGAAGGGCCGCTACCCCGACAAGGCGTCGGGGGCGAAGGTCGCGGGGCTCCTGAGGGCGGTCGCGGACCAGCTGGACGTCTGA
- a CDS encoding futalosine hydrolase, whose product MVVQVREGLRLLTSYDAAPEPGGPAGPATGSSRVLVATAVPAERDAVARALATHPGTGVDVLAVGVGPAAAAAGTATALARADAAGRPYRLVVSAGIGGGFQPDAAVGSLVVADEITVADLGAETGDGFLPVTELGFGAVTHRPPPSLVRGAADATGAASGTVLTVSTVTGSAERAALLRLRHPRALAEAMEGFGVAEAAALHGLPVMEVRAVSNAVGPRDRDAWRIGAALSALTEAFGKLTPVLEGWNDHD is encoded by the coding sequence GTGGTCGTTCAAGTTCGAGAAGGACTCCGACTCCTGACCTCGTACGACGCGGCACCGGAGCCCGGCGGGCCCGCCGGGCCCGCCACGGGCTCCTCCCGCGTTCTCGTCGCCACCGCCGTCCCCGCCGAACGGGACGCGGTGGCACGGGCGCTGGCCACACACCCCGGCACCGGCGTCGACGTACTGGCCGTCGGAGTGGGCCCCGCGGCCGCCGCCGCGGGCACGGCGACCGCACTCGCCCGTGCCGACGCCGCGGGTCGCCCCTACCGCCTCGTCGTCTCCGCCGGGATCGGCGGCGGCTTCCAGCCCGACGCCGCCGTCGGCTCGCTCGTCGTCGCCGACGAGATCACCGTCGCCGACCTGGGCGCCGAGACCGGTGACGGCTTCCTGCCGGTGACCGAGCTCGGCTTCGGCGCCGTCACCCACCGTCCGCCGCCTTCCCTCGTACGGGGAGCGGCCGACGCCACGGGCGCCGCGAGCGGCACCGTGCTCACCGTCTCCACCGTGACCGGCTCCGCCGAGCGTGCCGCCCTGCTGCGGCTTCGCCATCCGCGCGCCCTGGCAGAGGCGATGGAGGGTTTCGGTGTCGCCGAGGCCGCCGCCCTGCACGGTCTGCCGGTCATGGAGGTCCGCGCGGTCTCCAACGCGGTCGGTCCCCGGGACCGCGACGCCTGGCGGATCGGTGCCGCGCTCTCGGCATTGACCGAGGCGTTCGGGAAGCTCACGCCCGTACTGGAGGGTTGGAACGACCATGACTGA
- a CDS encoding HAD family hydrolase, giving the protein MTSRALTVGFDLDMTLIDSRPGIKAAYLALSAETGTYIDADLAITRLGPPLEDELRNWFPEDEIQETADRYREIYVTHAIEPSLAMPGARDAVAAVRAHGGRAIVVTAKHEPNAKLHLTHLGIEADAVIGWLWAEAKAEALREYGAAVYVGDHTGDVRGARTAGALSVAVATGPCDAAELRAAGADVVLAGLDEFPAWLDAQVAGGAER; this is encoded by the coding sequence ATGACCTCACGCGCGCTGACCGTCGGCTTCGACCTCGACATGACCCTGATCGACTCCAGGCCCGGCATCAAGGCGGCCTACCTGGCGCTTTCCGCGGAGACGGGGACGTACATCGACGCCGACCTGGCGATCACGCGGCTCGGCCCGCCCCTTGAGGACGAGCTGCGGAACTGGTTCCCCGAGGACGAGATCCAGGAGACGGCCGACCGCTACCGCGAGATCTACGTCACACACGCGATCGAGCCGAGTCTCGCCATGCCGGGCGCCCGGGACGCCGTCGCCGCGGTGCGCGCGCACGGCGGCCGCGCGATCGTGGTGACCGCCAAGCACGAGCCCAACGCCAAGCTGCACCTCACGCACCTCGGCATCGAGGCGGACGCGGTCATCGGCTGGCTGTGGGCGGAGGCCAAGGCCGAGGCGCTGCGCGAGTACGGGGCGGCCGTGTACGTCGGTGACCACACCGGTGACGTACGCGGCGCGCGTACGGCGGGCGCGCTCTCCGTGGCGGTGGCGACCGGACCGTGTGACGCAGCCGAACTGCGCGCGGCGGGCGCCGACGTGGTCCTCGCCGGGCTCGACGAGTTCCCCGCCTGGCTCGACGCCCAGGTGGCGGGCGGCGCGGAGCGCTGA
- a CDS encoding DUF2771 domain-containing protein encodes MTSLLRGGAANVNSAARRRRTVAALGAVSAGLLVLSACDKPTPLATVTVGSDSVNTEASCYNDGKELKESQLKSCLQDKDVKTVKVDPDDKVRFGVDPEIAEKGWTLLMNGQPLTEASKKTYVVIPGSVFFNQQYGGGGNKSTVSLLEGGKGSAQKATGLWSFKFEKDSDS; translated from the coding sequence ATGACCTCCCTGCTCCGCGGCGGAGCCGCGAATGTGAACAGCGCGGCGCGCCGCCGCCGCACCGTGGCCGCCCTTGGCGCCGTCTCCGCCGGACTCCTCGTCCTCTCGGCCTGCGACAAGCCGACGCCGCTCGCCACCGTGACCGTCGGCAGCGACTCCGTGAACACGGAAGCCTCCTGCTACAACGACGGCAAGGAGCTGAAGGAATCCCAGCTGAAGTCCTGCCTCCAGGACAAGGACGTGAAGACCGTCAAGGTCGATCCCGATGACAAGGTCCGCTTCGGCGTCGACCCGGAGATCGCCGAGAAGGGCTGGACGCTCCTGATGAACGGCCAGCCGCTGACCGAGGCCAGCAAGAAGACGTACGTGGTGATCCCGGGCAGCGTCTTCTTCAACCAGCAGTACGGCGGTGGCGGCAACAAGTCCACCGTCAGCCTCCTCGAGGGCGGCAAGGGCTCCGCGCAGAAGGCCACGGGCCTGTGGTCGTTCAAGTTCGAGAAGGACTCCGACTCCTGA